The sequence GTTCGCCGCCATCGGTGCCGCCTGGTGGGTGGACCGGGTGCGCTCCGAGGTCGGCAGCGTGGGCGGCCGGACCCGGGTCGAGGGCCTGACCCCCGCCGAGCAACGGGTCGCAGCGCTGGTCGCCGAGGGACGGACCAACCGCGAGGTCGCCAGCACGCTCTTCCTGGGGGAGAGCACCGTCGAGAAGCACCTCACCCACATCTACGCCAAGCTCGGCGTCCGGTCCCGCACCGAGCTGGCCCGCGCCCTGTCCTGACCCGCCGAGCAAGGTTGGGGGGTTTCCGCGTTTCCGGGTCCGCACCGCCGACCTAGCGTCGATCGGGTGCCGAGCTACCTGGTCGAGACTTACCTCTCGCGGACCCGTGCCGACGAGCGCGCCGCCCGCGAGCAGCGCGTCGACGCGTCGGCAGGTGAGCTGACGGAGTCCGGCACCCCGGTGCGCTTCGCATGCTCGATCAACGTGCCGGGTGACGAGACCTGCTACTTCGTCCTCGAGGCGCCGACTCTCCTCGACGCCGAGCGCGCCGCGCGGGCCGCCGGTCTAGATCCGGTGCGCGTCGTCGAGGCGGTCACCTCCGGAGCCGGAGGCCCGTGAACGTCCCGGCCGGCGCGGTCGATCGGACCCGCTCGGCCGGCGCGGTCAACGGATCGCGTGCCACGTCGTCGATACCAGCGTCCCCGGGGAGGACAACCATCCGCCCCCCGTGGGCGACTCAACGGTCGGCGTCCAACCCGTCGCAGCAGCTGCTGCCCCGCCACCAGGCGGTCACCCCACCAGGAGAGGACCACACATGAAGACGCACCTGAGGGTCGCCGTCGGGCTGCTCGCCACCGTGACGATCGCCCCCCTCGTGGCGGCCGGGCAGCCGGTCGCGACGGCCGCCGACACGTCCGACAACGCCGTCGTGCACTGGAGCGCCGTCGCGGAGAGCGCCATCGCCGCCGGCCGTCCGCCGGCCAGCAGCACGGTGCTCGGCGGCATGGTCCACGGTGCCATGTACGACGCCGTCGCCGCTGTCGAAGGTGGGCTCGAACCGTTCGTCACGACGGTGTCCGCGCCGCCGGGGGCCTCGGCGGAGGCTGCTGTCGCCCAGGCCGCGCGCGACGTCCTGGTCACCCGCGTCCCGGCGCAGGCGGGCGCCGTGCAGACGGCGTTCGACACCTACCTCGCCACCATCCCGGCCGGCCCGGCCAAGCAGGCCGGCGCTGCTGTCGGCGCGGCGGCGGCCGCCGGCATGCTCGCCGCGCGGCTCGGCGACCACTACGACGACGTCGTCCCCTACGTCCAGACCGCCCCGGGGCCGGGGGTGTTCGAGCCGATCGCGGCGACCGCGCCGGTCGACACCAAGCTCCCCGGGGTCCGGCCCTTCACCTATGACGACCAGTCGTCGTACCGGCCGGCCGCGCCGTACCAGCTGACCGGCAAGCAGTACGCCACCGACGTGCAGGAGCTGCTGGCACTCGGCCGGGCCGACAGCACGGACCGGACCGCCGAGCAGACCGAGACCGTCCGGTTCTTCACCGACCAGACCTTCATGCAGTACAGCCGCGCGCTCCGCGACCTGGTCGAGGCGCAGGGCCTGGACATCGTGGAGTCCGCCCGGCTGCTGGCATACGTGCACGTCTCCGCGGCGGACACGATGGTCGCCTGCTGGGAGGCCAAGTACCACTACATGTTCTGGCGGCCCAACCACGCGATCGCGCGGGCCGGCACCGACGGCAACGACGCGACGTCCCCGGACCCGACCTGGCGGCCGCTGGTGACCGGCAACCACCCCGAGTACCCGTCCGGCCACGGCTGCATCACCGCCGCTGTGACCGAGTCCCTGCGTCGCTACTTCGGCACCAAGCACGTCGAGCTCACGGTGACCAGCACGGTCGTCGGCAAGAGCCGCACGTACGACCGGCTCGACGACCTGGTCGACGACGTCGAGGACGCCCGGGTCTGGGGCGGGCTGCACTACCGGACGACGATGCAGGAGACCGCCAAGCACTTCCCCGAGATCGCCCGCGACATCGGGAAGCGCTACTTCCTGCGCACCGCGCGATGAGCGCGCCGCACCCTGCCCCGACAGCTCACTGACCGCAGCAGGCCGGCGGTCGGTGTCCCCTCCTGGCGCCGACCGTCGGCCTCTGCATCGCGGGCGACGGGCCCTACCGGGCGGCGACCTGCTCGAGCAGCCAGGTCCGCACGGCCGGCACGTCGAGCCGCGCGGAGATGCTCAGCCTCGAGCAGGCCGCGTCGCCCGCGCTCAGGACGCCCACCAGCTGGTCCTCGACGAACAGTGGCGACCCGGAGTCGTAGGCGCACGTCGTGCCGTCGCTGCTCTGATGCCGGACGACGGCTTCGCCCAGTGACTGCACGGTCTGCTCGGCGATCTGGCGGTAGCCACCCCCGACGAAGAGGTTGCCGGGCCGTCGTTCGGTGGTGCCCTATCTGACGACGGTCACCGGCTGGTCCCGCAGCGTCCCGGTCGCCTTGAGGTCGTCGAGCAGGCCCCCGGCGGACAGCGCCTCGACGTCGACGCCGGCGATGGGCTCGTCGAGCACCATCACCGCCACGTCGTAGCCGGAGCGGTGCGGGTTGTAGAGCGGGTGCGCGGCGAGAGTCCCGTGGTACGTCGGATACCCGCCCGGTGTAGGCCCACCCGCTGTCCCGGTCGCCGAGCGAATCGATGAAGCTCGGGTCGAAGGTGATGTCGCCCTCGGTCTCGCCGAGGTTGGCCAGGCGGAGGGCGGCGCAGTGTCCGGCGAGGACGACGACGGTGGGGGACACCGGCGTCACGCCGCACCAGCGGGCCACCGGCGAGGCGGCCGCGGGCAGCAGGACGCCCACGTTGTCGTGCGTCGTGTCCGGTCGTCCGCCGATGATGGCGTTGCCCGGGGCCGCGAGCCCCACGGTGGTGACGAGCGCGGTGGCGGCCGTGGCGAGCGTCGTGGCGGTCGCGAGGAGTGCGCGGTGCATGGTTCCTCCTCAGCAGCTGACGTCTGGGTTGAACTGGGCGAAGGTCCCGGACGGGTTGTCCTGCCAGACCCACACGTGCAGGTCGTAGTGGACGCCCATGCCGGGGTGGTGGCCGGCCATCGGGCCGTCGAAGGTC comes from Actinomycetes bacterium and encodes:
- a CDS encoding vanadium-dependent haloperoxidase; this translates as MKTHLRVAVGLLATVTIAPLVAAGQPVATAADTSDNAVVHWSAVAESAIAAGRPPASSTVLGGMVHGAMYDAVAAVEGGLEPFVTTVSAPPGASAEAAVAQAARDVLVTRVPAQAGAVQTAFDTYLATIPAGPAKQAGAAVGAAAAAGMLAARLGDHYDDVVPYVQTAPGPGVFEPIAATAPVDTKLPGVRPFTYDDQSSYRPAAPYQLTGKQYATDVQELLALGRADSTDRTAEQTETVRFFTDQTFMQYSRALRDLVEAQGLDIVESARLLAYVHVSAADTMVACWEAKYHYMFWRPNHAIARAGTDGNDATSPDPTWRPLVTGNHPEYPSGHGCITAAVTESLRRYFGTKHVELTVTSTVVGKSRTYDRLDDLVDDVEDARVWGGLHYRTTMQETAKHFPEIARDIGKRYFLRTAR
- a CDS encoding trypsin-like serine protease encodes the protein MQSLGEAVVRHQSSDGTTCAYDSGSPLFVEDQLVGVLSAGDAACSRLSISARLDVPAVRTWLLEQVAAR